The following proteins are encoded in a genomic region of Sphingopyxis sp. YF1:
- a CDS encoding type II toxin-antitoxin system ParD family antitoxin — protein MNVSVGPRWDAYIEELLKAGRYGSASEIVREGLRLVEEREQKLAALRETINASIEQGGSYTGEEVMAHVRESLDGRRAGKAAA, from the coding sequence ATGAACGTATCCGTCGGTCCCCGCTGGGACGCCTATATCGAAGAACTGCTGAAAGCTGGCCGCTATGGCTCAGCCAGTGAAATCGTTCGCGAAGGTCTGAGGTTGGTCGAGGAGCGCGAGCAAAAGCTGGCCGCGCTGCGCGAAACGATCAATGCGTCGATCGAGCAGGGCGGCTCCTATACGGGTGAAGAGGTAATGGCCCATGTTCGCGAGAGCCTTGACGGGCGGCGGGCCGGCAAAGCTGCCGCATGA
- a CDS encoding type II toxin-antitoxin system RelE/ParE family toxin has translation MTRELRFTAQARENLRDISDFISEESGSEDVAESFLFQLIGRCRHITSLPGTLGTPRNELREDVRSTPHKGYIIFFRYQEDLLEVVNILHGSRDVISHFGVDD, from the coding sequence ATGACGCGTGAACTGCGGTTCACCGCACAAGCGCGAGAAAATTTGCGTGATATTTCGGATTTCATATCCGAGGAAAGCGGCAGCGAGGATGTCGCCGAGTCCTTCCTTTTTCAATTGATTGGGCGTTGCCGTCATATCACATCACTGCCCGGAACGCTGGGAACCCCGCGAAACGAATTGCGCGAAGACGTTCGTTCGACGCCGCACAAGGGCTACATCATCTTTTTTCGCTATCAGGAAGATTTGCTGGAGGTCGTTAACATCTTGCACGGCAGCCGCGACGTTATTTCCCACTTCGGCGTGGATGACTGA
- a CDS encoding HAD family phosphatase gives MTPAAIIFDFDGVVADSEVRANKTLAESLTAIGLPTSYEDCLRDYCGHNWQETERRITLRLGGPLPSDFRERHRERAIRMFAEGFAPVPGAPAFLDALGTTPRAIASSSSPAYIASSLDRFGLAHHFGGHVYSADGWGRGKPFPDIYLAAAKGLGVDPAACLAIEDSPIGARAALAAGMTVIGFCGAGHIVDRAAHGDKLRDVGVHRLAFAFEEISIAA, from the coding sequence ATGACCCCCGCCGCCATCATCTTCGACTTCGACGGCGTCGTCGCCGACAGCGAGGTGCGCGCGAACAAGACGCTCGCCGAGAGCCTGACCGCGATCGGGCTGCCCACCAGCTACGAAGACTGCCTGCGCGATTATTGCGGGCATAATTGGCAGGAGACCGAGCGGCGCATCACCCTGCGTCTCGGCGGTCCGCTGCCGTCCGATTTTCGCGAACGGCACCGCGAGCGCGCGATCCGCATGTTCGCCGAGGGCTTCGCGCCGGTGCCCGGCGCGCCCGCATTCCTCGACGCGCTGGGGACGACGCCCCGCGCGATCGCCTCGTCGAGCAGCCCCGCCTATATTGCCTCGTCGCTCGACCGCTTCGGGCTGGCGCATCATTTCGGCGGACATGTCTACAGCGCCGACGGCTGGGGGCGCGGCAAGCCCTTTCCCGACATCTATCTGGCGGCCGCGAAGGGGCTTGGGGTCGACCCGGCGGCGTGCCTCGCGATCGAGGATTCGCCGATCGGCGCGCGCGCCGCGCTGGCCGCGGGGATGACGGTGATCGGCTTTTGCGGCGCGGGACATATCGTCGACCGCGCTGCGCACGGCGACAAGCTGCGCGATGTCGGGGTGCACCGGCTTGCCTTTGCCTTTGAAGAGATTAGCATCGCTGCCTGA
- a CDS encoding dienelactone hydrolase family protein, which translates to MCTNETEADLDRAGLPVGRRSFTALAGAGALVAALPARAIEGKALVRRDVAITTADGTCDAYFVAPAEGRHPGVLVWPDIRGLRPAFRQMADRLAGEGYAVLTINPFYRWQKSPVVDAANDFNVPAVREKLFGYLKRLTRPIVETDAAAHLAFLDAQKEVDTKRRIGTTGYCMGGAMTIYTAALSPNRVGAAASFHGGGVATDKPDSPHLLIDDTNAGYLFAIADNDDKESPNEKVLLKEALAPRPQWHEVEVYAGAMHGWCPPDGRAYDEAAAEKAWGRMLELFRAELA; encoded by the coding sequence ATGTGCACCAACGAAACCGAAGCCGATCTCGACCGCGCCGGGCTGCCCGTCGGGCGACGCAGCTTTACCGCGCTGGCGGGGGCAGGGGCGCTGGTCGCGGCGCTGCCCGCGCGCGCGATCGAGGGCAAGGCGCTGGTGCGGCGCGACGTCGCGATCACGACCGCCGACGGGACGTGCGACGCCTATTTCGTCGCGCCCGCCGAGGGCAGGCACCCCGGCGTTCTGGTGTGGCCGGATATTCGCGGGCTGCGCCCCGCCTTTCGCCAGATGGCCGACCGGCTGGCGGGTGAGGGCTATGCGGTGCTGACGATCAACCCCTTCTACCGCTGGCAGAAATCGCCGGTGGTCGACGCGGCCAACGACTTCAACGTGCCCGCGGTGCGCGAGAAATTGTTCGGATATCTCAAGCGGCTCACCCGGCCGATCGTCGAGACCGATGCCGCGGCGCACCTAGCCTTCCTCGACGCGCAGAAGGAAGTCGACACGAAACGCCGGATCGGCACCACCGGCTATTGCATGGGCGGCGCGATGACGATCTACACCGCCGCGCTCAGCCCGAACCGCGTCGGCGCTGCGGCGAGCTTCCACGGCGGCGGCGTCGCCACCGACAAGCCCGACAGCCCGCATCTGCTGATCGACGACACCAACGCCGGTTATCTCTTCGCGATCGCCGACAATGACGACAAGGAAAGCCCGAACGAGAAAGTGCTGCTCAAAGAGGCGCTGGCGCCGCGTCCGCAGTGGCACGAGGTCGAGGTCTATGCCGGGGCGATGCACGGCTGGTGCCCGCCCGACGGCCGCGCCTATGACGAAGCGGCAGCCGAGAAGGCGTGGGGCCGGATGCTCGAGCTGTTCAGGGCCGAGCTGGCCTGA
- a CDS encoding DUF411 domain-containing protein, translated as MTLARRTLVALSAFAGIIGTAHAASPTMFRDAGCGCCLKWLEIVKASFGTRVAVVNAPDMNAVKDKQGVPQALRSCHTVLVGGYVIEGHVPAKEIARLLREKPKGVKGLAVAGMPTGSPGMEYRNIRDAYQVMTFGPGGQRVYASYAASGG; from the coding sequence ATGACGCTCGCCCGCCGCACGCTCGTCGCCCTCTCCGCCTTTGCCGGGATCATCGGCACCGCGCACGCCGCCAGCCCGACGATGTTCCGCGACGCCGGATGCGGCTGTTGCCTCAAATGGCTGGAGATCGTGAAGGCGTCGTTCGGCACCAGGGTAGCGGTGGTCAATGCGCCCGACATGAACGCGGTCAAGGACAAGCAGGGCGTACCGCAGGCGCTGCGCAGCTGCCACACCGTGCTCGTCGGCGGCTATGTGATCGAGGGCCATGTGCCGGCGAAGGAGATCGCCCGCTTGCTCAGGGAAAAACCCAAGGGCGTCAAAGGCCTCGCGGTCGCGGGCATGCCCACCGGATCGCCCGGCATGGAATATCGCAACATCCGCGACGCCTATCAGGTCATGACCTTCGGCCCCGGCGGCCAGCGCGTCTATGCGAGCTATGCCGCAAGCGGCGGCTGA